From the genome of Gemmatimonadaceae bacterium:
GACGAAGAACTCCGGGCGCTCGCGAAGAACGGCGGCGTGGTGCAGATGGTGGCGTTCAATTCCTACGTGAAGAAGGCGCCGCCCGATTCGCCCGAGCGGACGAAGGCGATGGCTGACTTGCGCACCGAGTTCGGCGTCGCGGGCGGCGGTCCCGGCGGCATGGCCGGCCTCGACTCCACCAGGCGCGCGGCATTCATGCAGCGGATGCAGGCACTCAACGCCAAGTTCCCGCCGCCGCCGCGTGCCACGGTCAAGGACTTCGTGGACCACATCGACTACGCGGTCAAGCTCATCGGGATCGACCACGTCGGCATCAGCTCGGACTTTGACGGCGGTGGCGGTGTGGATGGCTGGAACGATGCGACGGAAACTCCGAACGTCACGATCGAACTCGTTCGCCGCGGCTACACCGAGGAGCAGATCCGCAAGCTGTGGAGCGGCAACCTGCTGCGCGTGATGGCCGAAGTCGAGAAGGTCGCAAAGCAATCGCGAAGCTGAGCACGTTGAACGACCCGGCGCGTGCCGGGTGAGCAGTCCAGGGTGAGGGTTGCATGCCTTCGCCCTGGATTGCTCCGCGATACGCAGCCTTTGTTCTCGCCCTACGGCGTCGTGCGCTCCGGCAACAACACAAACCGCGCGATGTTGGCGTCGCTGAAGTAACGCCGCGCGGCGGCCTGCAGCGATTCCTTCGTGAGGCCGCGGATGAACTCGGGGTACGCCAGCAGTCCCTTCGGGTCTTCGTGATTCTCGATGCGCGACGAGAGATTGAGGAGCCAGTAGCTGTTCTCTCGCAGGTTCACCTCGTACGCTCGCTGCTGCTGCTCACGGATTTTGGCGACGTCCGCATCGCTGATCACGCCGGCTTTGGCCGAGTCGATCACCGTGCGCACCGCGGCGTACAGCGAGTCGGCCCGCTGGGGCGACGAGCCAAACTGCACGGAGACGGTGTACGACGGGATCGGCCAGCGCTGCAGGGTTCCGCCGACGCCCACCGAATACGTGCCACCGAGCGCTTCGCGCAGCGACTCGAGCGCCTTCATCTCCACGTATTCAGTGACCGATCGCAGCGCGTGACGCTCCGTCGGCGCGAACTCGGCCGCGCCGTGATAGATCACCACGGTCATGGCCTTGGGTTCGACGCCCTTGTGGACTCGCTTCTCGATGCGTCCGTCCGGTGGGCGTACGCCGGCGTCGCGTGCGACTTCGGGACGCCCGCCTCCGGGTAACGCCCCCAGCCATTGTTCGACCAGCGGTCGGACGCTGTCGATCGCGAACGCGCCCACGAGCACAAAGGTGTAGTCGGAGAAGTCGGTGAAACGCTCGCGGAAGATCGCGAACGCCCGATCGTACGACACGCGATCGAGATACTCGGCGTTCACGGGCAGGGCGCGTGGACTGTAGCGCGACATCGTCTGCGAGACGGTGTCGCCAAAGACGGCCTCGGGGTTGGTGGCGCGGTTGGCGAGGAACGGACGCACCTGGTTGCGGAAGGCGATGAAGGCCGCCGAGTCACGCCGCGGCGTGATCAGGCGGGCCCACGTGAGCTGGAACAGTGTCGAGAGATCGCGCGGAGATGCGCTGCCGGTGACGCCCTCGGAATCGTCGTCGATGAACGTGCCGGCACGCGCTTGAATGCCCGTGAGCTTCTTGCCGAGCGCGATGGCGTCAAATGTTCCGGCGCCGCCGCGCTCGACGAGTGTGGTCGCAAGCGTGGCGGTCGGAACGTCGGCATCGGCGACGAGACTCGCGCCTCCGGGGCTCCATCCGCGCAGGAGCACCTCGTCCGCCTTGAAGTCCGTCGGCTTGAGGAGTACCCGCACGCCGTTCGAGAGCTTCCACTCGGTGACGCCGAGTTCCGGCATGGTGGACGTCGACACGACGCGACCGGGGGCCGGCGGCTCCGCGACGAGTGGGGCATCGCTCACCGACTCGGTCCATGCCGCAACGGTCGCGGCCTCGACGCGGGGGAACACCGCGAGGAGTTCCTCCGCCGTCGGCGCCTTGGCTCCCTCCTTCGCCGGCGCCGAGACCATGACGACGCGGTTCTCGTCGGTGATCCACTGCCTCCCGAGCGCATTCACGTCCTCGACTGTGATGCCGGGAAGCATGGTGCGCACCGCGCGCAGCTCCCAGGCGATGCCGGGGCTGGGGTCGCCTTCGAGGAAGTGCTGCACGTACTCCTGCACGAAGTCACCCGACTCCGTTTTCTCACGCTCGGCCCACGCACTCTCGTATGCGCGGAGGAACGCGGCCTTGGCGCGCGTGAGTTCGGCGGGAAGAAAGCCGTGCGTGCGGACGCGGCGCGCTTCCGTGAGCACACTTTCGAGCGCCGGGATGGTCGCGCCTTCTCTGGTCACTGCAACCAACTGGTAGGCGTCGGTGCCGCGCACGAATCCACCATAGCCGGACGATGCCACCGAAAACGCCGCATCAGGCTTGCGCGACAGCTCAGCAAACCGGCGATTGAGCATGTCATTGTACAGGCTCGCCACGAGTGACTTCCGGTAGTCGGCCGCGGTACGCACCGAGCGCCGGGCATGCTTGTACAACACGCCCACGGACGTGACCTGCTCCTCGGGGTCGGTGGCGATCGTCACGAGTGGCGCCTGGTTTGCGGGCACCGGGAAGCCCGTGCGCGGCCGCGGGCGCGCGACGGGCCGCAGTCGGCCAAAGCGCTGCCGGATCATGCGCTCGATCTGCACCGGGTTCACGTCACCGACCGCGATGACGGCCATCAGGTCCGGGCGATACCAGTCACGATAGAAGCGGCGCAGCGGGGCGGGGTTCGCGTTGCGAATGACCTCGGGGAGTCCGATGGGCAAGCGGTCGGCATACCGGGACCCCTTGAAGATCACGGGGAACTGCTGGTCGCGGATGCGTGTCTCGGCGCCGAGTCCTCCGCGCCATTCCTCGAGCACGACGCCGCGCTCATTGACCACTTCGGTGCTGTCGAACAGCGCGGCACCGGCCCAGTCCTCCAGGATGTCGAATGAGCGATCCAGGAGACCGGGTTTGTCGGTGGGGACGGGCAGGATGTAGATGGTCTCGTCGAAGCCGGTCTGCGCGTTGAGGTCAGCGCCAAAACGCACGCCGATCGACTCCAGGTAGGAGACGATGTCGTTCTTCGCAAAGCGGCGCGTGCCGTTGAACAGCATGTGTTCGACGAAGTGCGCCAGGCCGCGCTGGTCATCGTCCTCGACGATGGAGCCGGCGTTGACCACGAGGCGCAACTCGGCGCGATGTTCCGGGCGGGCGTTGCGCCGGATGTAGTAGCGCAATCCATTGGGCAGCCGGCCGACGCGCACCGCCGGGTCCATCGGGATTGCACCGGTAGGGGTCGCCTCGCGTGCGGGTGCGACGCCCTGTGCGTGCACGACGATCGCGCTGGCGAATAGAAGCGGGAGTACGGTGGAGCGCACGAACACGGGCAAGCCCTCGTTGGTGACTGGTGAATACTAGGGAAGCGTGGGCCCGGACGTGACCAGCCCGGTGTCGATTGGTGGCACGACGGCTCGCGCCGCTCGGGCCCAGGGACCAGGTGCACCGCGACGGTGGCTAGAATTCCTGCCATGGATGCCACCTTTGTGAGACTCGGGGCCCTGTCAGCGGCCGTCGCGGTGGGCGCCGGAGCGTTCGGTGCACATGCGCTTCGTGCCCGGCTCACCCCCGAAATGCTCGCCGTCTTCGAAACCGCCGCGCGATACCAGATGTATCACGCCTTGGGCATCGTGCTGGCCGCGTTCGTGATGGCGCGACGGTCCAGGCGAGTGGCGCGCGCCGCCGGATGGTTCTTTGCGGTCGGCACCGTGTGTTTCAGCGGGGCACTGTACGCCCTCGCACTGAGCGGCGTGCGGGCGCTGGGAGCCGTTGCGCCGGTCGGCGGGGCGAGCTTCCTCGCGGGTTGGATATGCATGGCGATCGCGGCGCGCCCGGGCACCGATGGCACGGGAGCGACGTTGCGCGGGCCCTGACGGTCATGTGACCTTTCCCCGCTCATGTCGCGCGCCGCCCTCGCCGCTGCCACGTTCCTGTGCCTTGTCCCGGTGACCCTGCTGGTCCCGGGGCTGCACGAGCTGGTCGTAGTTGCCCACGGTGGCACCGAGAGCGATGCGCACGCGTTCATGACCGTGAACATGATCGCCGGCATGGTGACCGTGCCGCTGGCCATGCGCGCGCTGCGCCGATCGCCCGGCGACGTGCGTCGGTGGGCAGCGATCGCACTCCTGGCTGACGCGGTCGCCTTCGCCGGTATGGCGTTCGCGCCGTCGCTTGGCGTGCTGTACGTGTTCCGAGTACTCGATGGCGCGGCGCATCTTCCGGCGATCACGCTCCTGATGGTCGCCAGCAATCGACTCACCAATGAGGGGCGCGGTGGTGCGCTGGGCGCGCTCGCATCAGCCATCATGGTGGGCGTCGCGATCGGATCACCGCTGGGAGGTTGGCTCGTTCCGCGCGGCCCGATGACGGTGTACCTCACGGGTGCGGTGCTGCTGCTCGTCGCCGCCGGCGTGTGCGCCGGGATGCCGCGGCAGGAGGTACAACTCGGCGAAGGGAGTCGATATGCGTGGAATCGCCGTTCGTTCGCGTCGTGGATCCCGCTCGGTTACGGATTTCTGGACCGCTTCTCGATCGGCGTCTTCGTGTCGACGTTCACGCTGTACCTGACCAATGAGGTGGGGCTGAGCGCCCCGCAGCGCGGCGCTCTCGTTGCGCTCTTCATGCTCCCATTCGCCATGCTGTGCTATCCTGCGGGCCGACTGGCGGACCGGATGGGTTGGTTCTGGCCGTTGCTTGTCGGCAACGTGCTGTTTGGGATGACGTTCGCGCTCTACGGCGTGGTTGCGCCCTCGTGGCTCCCGGTGGCCATGGTGGCATCAGGCGTGTTCAGCGCACTCATGTATGCGCCCAATCTCCTGCTCATCTCGGATCTCGCGCGCAGGGGTCACGGCGAGGGCCTGTTTGGCGCGTTCCAGGTGGCGGGGTCGCTCGGTTTTCTTGTTGGGCCCATCGTTGGCGGAACGCTGGTCGCGCTGACGCGTGAGAGCCTCGGGCGCCCGGCGTATGCGGCGATCTTTGGTGGCGTCGGCGTGGTGGCCGCGCTCTTCGCGGTGGTCTGCTGGTCGGCCGGGCGCCGGCTCTCTCGTGAGGTGCGCGACGGCGGTGTAGCGGCTTCCTCCGCGCTCGCCGACTCAGGAGCCTGAGCGGCCTGTTCTGTCGGCCCGTCCATCCAGGCGTCGTGCGAAGATACCGCCGGCATTGGCTCACGTTCGACCCGATGGCAGCCAGGGCGAGATGGGTGCGCAGGTGACAGCGATCCGCCGCCCAGTGCGACCGAAGCGGGAGCCTGTCGAGCGGCCGGCCGCGGTGGCCTCGATTGCGTGCGGCTCGGCCACATCGTGACGCGGAACCACGAGGATGTCTGACGGCGCGGCGCGCGTGCGCGCGTGGATCGCTGCACAGGGGTGGTCGCCCTTTGCGTTCCAGGAGGAGGCGTGGGCCGCGTATACCTCGGGGGAGAGCGGCCTGCTCCACGTGCCCACTGGCGCTGGAAAGACGTACGCCGCGTGGCTCGCCGCGCTCGCCGAGTGGATCGACGAGCCTGTCGAGGGCCTGACCGTCGCCTACGTGACCCCGCTGCGAGCGCTTGCGCGCGACATCCAGCTCGCGATGCAGCGCCCGGTACTCGACCTTGGTCTCGCCATGCGTGTTGAAACGCGGACCGGTGATACGGCGTCGGCGGTGCGCACGCGCCAACGCGCGCGGCTTCCGCACGCGCTCATCACGACGCCGGAATCGTTGACCGTCCTGCTCTCGCATCCTGACGCACGGGAGCGTTGTGCGGGGCTTCGGCTCGTGATCGTCGACGAATGGCACGAACTGCTCTCGACGAAGCGAGGCACGCAGACCGAACTGGCTCTCGCGCGACTCCGTCACTGGGCTCCGCACGTGCGGACGTGGGCGCTGTCGGCGACGCTGCACTCGCCCGAAGCTGCGGCGCAGTGCGTCGTTGGGACCGGTCGCGCGTGGCGTCTGGTGCGCGGCGCGTTCGCTCGGCGCACGGTGATAGAGACCGTGCTGCCTGAACGCGTGGAGCGCTTCCCATGGGCCGGCCGCCTCGGCCTTGCGATGCTGCCCCGTGTGCTTGCGCTGATCGAGGACGGCCGGACGACGATCGCCTTCACCAACACGCGATCGCAGGCCGAGCGCTGGTATCGTGCGATCGTCGAAGCTCGCCCCGACTGGGCCGAGCGCGCGGCGCTCCATCACGGTTCGATCGATCGCGACGAACGCGAGCGCGTGGAGGCCGGGATCAAGGGAGGGACCATCTCGGTCGTCGTGGCGACCTCGTCGCTGGACCTCGGCGTCGACTTTGCCCCGGTCGATCGGGTCGTGCAGATCGGATCGCCCAAGGGCATCGCACGTTTGCTGCAGCGCGCAGGGCGCTCGGCGCACCGGCCCGGCGAGCCGGCGCACATCGTCTGCGTCCCGACGCACGCGCTCGAACTGGTCGAGTTTGCCGCAGCCCGCGATGCGCTCGGTCACCAGGAGATCGAGCCGCGCGAGCCGTTGTCGGCCCCACTCGATGTACTCGTGCAGCACCTCGTCACGTGTGCGATGGGCGGCGGGTTTGTTCCCGTGGACTTGTACGACGAAGTGCGCACCGCGTGGTCGTACCGGAACCTCAGGCGCGAAGCATTCGACTGGGCGCTCGCCATGGTCGAACACGGGGGCTCCACGCTCCGCGCGTACGAGCAGCATCACCGGGTGGTCGAGGTGGATGGCGCCTACGTGGTGGCCTCGCCGCGCGTGGCCCGATTCCATCGCCTCGGGATCGGAACCATCACCGCCGAGGCGACCATGGAGATCCGCTACCAGAGCGGCGGGCGGATCGGCACGATCGAGGAGGACTTCATCGCGAGATTGCGTCCGGGGGACCGATTCACGTTTGCCGGGCGCGCCCTCGAGTTCGTGCGCGTACGCGACATGGTCGCTCAGGTGCGCCGTTCCGCCGTGCGGCCGTCGCTCACGCCCATCTGGGCGGGCAGCCGGTTTCCGATGTCGACCTCGTTAGGCGGGGCCGTGCGTCGCCGCCTCGCCAGCTTCGCGCGACACGGTGCCGGCGACCATGTGGAGATGTCGGCTGCGGCGCCGATCCTGGGGGAGCAACAGCGACTCGCCGTCATTCCCCTCGAGCATCAGGTGCTGGTGGAACGATGGAAGTCGCGAGAGGGACACCATCTGTACGTCTACCCGTTCGAAGGGCGGCTCGCCCACCAGGCGCTCGCCTCACTCCTCGCGTTCCGGTCTGCGCGTCGCCGGCCCGCCACATTCACGCTCACGGTCAATGACTATGGCATGGAGTTCCTCTCAGCCGACGAGGTCGAGCCCGGCGAGCTGCTGTCGGCCGAAGGACTTTCGCGTTCGGAGCTGCTCGACGACGTCGCGGCGAGCGTGAACATGGGCGAGATGGCGCGCCGGCAGTTCAGGGACATTGCGCGTGTGGCCGGACTCGTCTTCGCCGGCTACCCCGGAGCGCCCAAGGGCACGCGGCAGGTGCAGCTCACCTCCTCGCTCGTCTATGACGTGTTCACGCGGTATGATCCCGAGAACCTCCTGATCGAGCAGGCGCACCGCGAGGTGCTCGATCAGCAGTTCGAACTGGGGCGCCTCGAGGCCTCGCTCGAGCGGTTGTCGCGGGCGGAATTGGTGGTGTGCGACGTGCACCATCCGACGCCGCTCGGGTTTCCGCTCTTCATCGATCGACTTGGCTCGCGCCTCTCCACCGAAGATCTCATCACGCGAGTCGAACGGATGATCGGACAGTGGCGCGACTGACCGCGTACGACCTCGAGGTGGCTGGCGAGCATCTGAGTGTTCGCGGCGATCGCTCGGTCTTCTGGCCACGGGTTCGCACGCTGGTCGTGGCCGACCTGCACGTCGGGAAGACGGAAAGCCTCCGCGGCGACGGCGTGGCCGTTCCGGATGGATCGATGTTCGACGACCTCGTGCGCCTCAGCGCGGCCATCGAGGACACCGGGGCAAACCGGGTGATCGTGATCGGCGACTTCGTGCACGACGCGCGCGGGCTCACGCCAGTGGTGCGTGCGTTCGTGGCGCGGTGGCGGCGCACGGTGCCCTGCCGCCTCGACCTCGTGATCGGGAACCACGATCGGCGCGTGCCGACGTTGCCTGACGAGTGGGAGATCGTGTGCCATGACCCGGCCCTGGTGGAGTCGCCGTTGGCCTTTTCGCATGACGATCCCGTGCGCGGCAGGTACACCCTTCTCGGGCACGTCCACCCCTCGATCCGGCTCTCCGGCGGTGGAGACGGCGTACGCGTGCCGTGCTTTCACGTTGGGGAGCGCGCGATGACGCTGCCGGCCTTCTCCACGCTGACCGCGGGCGCACCCGTGGCGCCCGCGCGCGGTGAGCTGGCAGTTGCCGTCGTGCAGGGCTTCGTCATACCTATCGTCGCTTGAGGCCTGAATGCAGGAAACCCCGGGGCACTGGCCCCGGGGTTTCCTGCACTCGCCTGGTCCGTCAGCGGTTCTGGTAGTCCGACATCGGCCGGCATCCCGTCGGGACGGCCGTTCCGTTGAGGTTCCAGATCTCCACGCGGCGGTTGCGCAGGTGTTCGGCCTTTGGCCGCTGCGGGCGATCGTGATCGTCGTCGAGCAGCAGGCACGCTTCGCCAAAGCCCTGCTGCGCAGCGATGCGCGAGGCTTCCACGCCGGCGCCGCGGCGCGTGAGGTAGGTGAAGACGCTCTGGGCGCGGGCCCGCGACAGGCGATCGTTGTAGGCATCGCTGCCGTACGGATCGGTGTGGCCCTCGATCGAGACCACCCAGTTGGCGCCTGCGGCCGACTTGAGCTGGCCGAGCACCCAGTCAAGGGTGTCGCGGCCCGCACGCGTCAACGAGGACTGGTTGAAGCCGAAGTGCACGTCGCTGAGGCTCGCGACGAGGCGAGCCGGCGGGGGCGGTGGTGGCGGCGGCGCGTTGCAGGTGACCTGCACCGAGCCGGTGCGCGTTTCGTCTCCACGGGTCATCGTGGCGGTGATTGTCGCGGTGCCAGCGGCCACGCAGCGATACGCGCCGTTGTTGTCGACGGTCGCAACCGACGGGTTGCTGGACGTCCACGCCGTGGCGCCAGTGACCGGACGGTTGTCCTCGTCAGCGGCCGAGGCCGACGCGGTTCCACCCTGGCCCACCAGGTGCGTGCCACCACCGGTCACCGTCAGGCGCCACTCGGGGCGACGAACCGTGATCGTGTGCGTGCCCGACTGCGTCACCCCGTTCTTCATGCCCGAGCAGGTGATCGTCGCCGTGCCGGGCGAGACGGCCGACACGCGACCGTTCTGATCGACCGTGGCGACGTTCGGGTTGTCCGACGAGCAACGGTAGTTGCGCAGGCTGGAGAGTTCGATCGGGTTGCCTTCGCCGTCGCGTGCGGAGATCTGCAGCGCTTCGGTCTCGCCCACGCGGTGACGGCTGCTGGCCGGAGCCACCGCGAGCGCCCAGGTGTAGGGCGCGCCCGGGCACCTGCCACGGATCGCGGTCCCGAGGCCGGCGCGAATGCCGTAGTTCAGCGCCGTGCCGTCGAGCGGATCATTCGCCGAACCGTTGAAGTTCGGCGACGGGTTGTAGTCCGCGACGCCATCCACCCGGAAGTTGAGGCGCTCGTTCATGCAGAACTTGAGGCCAACGAGTCCGGTGAACGCGTCTTCGTATTCGTTCGCGCTCACCACGCCGTTGAACAGGGCCTGCGTGCGGCCGACGTACTGGTTCTGCTGGTAGCCGGCGCCCACTTCCAGCCTTGTGCGCTCGCTGAGCGGAATGCCATAGATCAGGCGAACGGCCCACGGACGCAGCGTGAGGGACTTGGTCGACCCCGAGAAGTCCCAGTCGCTCTTGCCGAGCTGGCCGTCGATTTCGGTCGCGAGGTTGTGCAGCATGTAGATCGCGATGCGACCGCCGATCGTGGGACCGTTGCTGAGGTTCAGGTCCTTGTCGTGCATCGTGAACTGACCGAACGCGCCGACCTCGATGTTCAGCGGTCGTTGCGCCGAAACCGAGGGCGCGAACGCCGCCAGGAGCAGCGCGGCTCCAACAAGTCGTTTGTGCATGGATTCCTCTGGTGGATGGGGCGTTGTGTGCGCTGTCAAACACTCAGCAGCGCTGGTAGCCGCACACGTCAGGCGGGTCACGCCAGAAGTCGAAGCATTATAACGCATTAGCCTGCCTTCGACCAAGAGGCATCGTCAGGCGGTCCCGTGTCCGGAATCGAGAGGCACAGCGTCTGGCCGCGAGACGACTACGCACCGCCGGTTGCCAGTGAGCCAGCCGCGTCGGTGGCGCGTGCGCGCTTCCGCACCGGCCAGTTCATCACGTGCCGCGAAGCACGCTCTCCACCGCGCTGAGGGTTGCATCGATCTTGATGGGGCGGTTTGAACGCTCCGGGCGAGGCTCCAGCTCCTGATGGTACCACTGCACCGTGCCCGGATCTTTCAACACATGCCCCGTAAGGATCGCCGCGACACGCTCCGAAGGTCGTATGTCGCCCCGCCGCACCAGCTGCCGCACTCCGGCCACGCTGGCCGCGCTGGCGGGCTCGCACCCGACCCCGGCCGCGTCGATCACGGCCTTCGCATCGAGGATCTCGGTATCGTTCACGCGCGCCACCACGCCGCGCGTGGCCCGCAGCACGCTCACCGCACGATCGTACGACGCCGGGTCGCCAATGCGGATGGCTGTCGCGACGGTTTCGGCCTTCACACGATGCCGAACGGCGAAGTTACTCACGTAACTCGCGTGAAACGGCGCCGCGCCTTCGGCCTGCACGAGCAAGAGCCGCGGCATCCGCGGGATGAGCCCCCAGGCATGCGCTTCTTCGAGCGCCTTCCCGAACGCCGCCGTATTGCCGAGGTTGCCGGCGGGGAGCGCGATCCAGTCCGGCGGATCCCAGTCGAGCTGCTGCAACAGTTCCAGGACGATCGTTTTCTGCCCCTCGACGCGCCACGGATTGATCGAGTTGAGCAGATAAACGCCGAGCCGGTCGGCGGACTCGCGCGCGAGGGCGAGGCAGGCGTCGAAGTCGCC
Proteins encoded in this window:
- the thrC gene encoding threonine synthase is translated as MTPGPVLRCASCASELPDTAAATSCPGCRGLLDVAHPAPTVAGAKLAATFARPVGGPGDSGVWRFRSVVHPSAVTPVSWPEGNTPLLARGSVARYAGVEGLVLKHEGMNPTGSFKDRGMTVAATQAARVGASAVACASTGNTSASLAAYAALAGLKALVFVPDGQIALGKLSQTMAYGARTLLVRGDFDACLALARESADRLGVYLLNSINPWRVEGQKTIVLELLQQLDWDPPDWIALPAGNLGNTAAFGKALEEAHAWGLIPRMPRLLLVQAEGAAPFHASYVSNFAVRHRVKAETVATAIRIGDPASYDRAVSVLRATRGVVARVNDTEILDAKAVIDAAGVGCEPASAASVAGVRQLVRRGDIRPSERVAAILTGHVLKDPGTVQWYHQELEPRPERSNRPIKIDATLSAVESVLRGT
- a CDS encoding MFS transporter, producing the protein MSRAALAAATFLCLVPVTLLVPGLHELVVVAHGGTESDAHAFMTVNMIAGMVTVPLAMRALRRSPGDVRRWAAIALLADAVAFAGMAFAPSLGVLYVFRVLDGAAHLPAITLLMVASNRLTNEGRGGALGALASAIMVGVAIGSPLGGWLVPRGPMTVYLTGAVLLLVAAGVCAGMPRQEVQLGEGSRYAWNRRSFASWIPLGYGFLDRFSIGVFVSTFTLYLTNEVGLSAPQRGALVALFMLPFAMLCYPAGRLADRMGWFWPLLVGNVLFGMTFALYGVVAPSWLPVAMVASGVFSALMYAPNLLLISDLARRGHGEGLFGAFQVAGSLGFLVGPIVGGTLVALTRESLGRPAYAAIFGGVGVVAALFAVVCWSAGRRLSREVRDGGVAASSALADSGA
- a CDS encoding insulinase family protein is translated as MFVRSTVLPLLFASAIVVHAQGVAPAREATPTGAIPMDPAVRVGRLPNGLRYYIRRNARPEHRAELRLVVNAGSIVEDDDQRGLAHFVEHMLFNGTRRFAKNDIVSYLESIGVRFGADLNAQTGFDETIYILPVPTDKPGLLDRSFDILEDWAGAALFDSTEVVNERGVVLEEWRGGLGAETRIRDQQFPVIFKGSRYADRLPIGLPEVIRNANPAPLRRFYRDWYRPDLMAVIAVGDVNPVQIERMIRQRFGRLRPVARPRPRTGFPVPANQAPLVTIATDPEEQVTSVGVLYKHARRSVRTAADYRKSLVASLYNDMLNRRFAELSRKPDAAFSVASSGYGGFVRGTDAYQLVAVTREGATIPALESVLTEARRVRTHGFLPAELTRAKAAFLRAYESAWAEREKTESGDFVQEYVQHFLEGDPSPGIAWELRAVRTMLPGITVEDVNALGRQWITDENRVVMVSAPAKEGAKAPTAEELLAVFPRVEAATVAAWTESVSDAPLVAEPPAPGRVVSTSTMPELGVTEWKLSNGVRVLLKPTDFKADEVLLRGWSPGGASLVADADVPTATLATTLVERGGAGTFDAIALGKKLTGIQARAGTFIDDDSEGVTGSASPRDLSTLFQLTWARLITPRRDSAAFIAFRNQVRPFLANRATNPEAVFGDTVSQTMSRYSPRALPVNAEYLDRVSYDRAFAIFRERFTDFSDYTFVLVGAFAIDSVRPLVEQWLGALPGGGRPEVARDAGVRPPDGRIEKRVHKGVEPKAMTVVIYHGAAEFAPTERHALRSVTEYVEMKALESLREALGGTYSVGVGGTLQRWPIPSYTVSVQFGSSPQRADSLYAAVRTVIDSAKAGVISDADVAKIREQQQRAYEVNLRENSYWLLNLSSRIENHEDPKGLLAYPEFIRGLTKESLQAAARRYFSDANIARFVLLPERTTP
- the pdeM gene encoding ligase-associated DNA damage response endonuclease PdeM — translated: MARLTAYDLEVAGEHLSVRGDRSVFWPRVRTLVVADLHVGKTESLRGDGVAVPDGSMFDDLVRLSAAIEDTGANRVIVIGDFVHDARGLTPVVRAFVARWRRTVPCRLDLVIGNHDRRVPTLPDEWEIVCHDPALVESPLAFSHDDPVRGRYTLLGHVHPSIRLSGGGDGVRVPCFHVGERAMTLPAFSTLTAGAPVAPARGELAVAVVQGFVIPIVA
- a CDS encoding Ig-like domain-containing protein produces the protein MHKRLVGAALLLAAFAPSVSAQRPLNIEVGAFGQFTMHDKDLNLSNGPTIGGRIAIYMLHNLATEIDGQLGKSDWDFSGSTKSLTLRPWAVRLIYGIPLSERTRLEVGAGYQQNQYVGRTQALFNGVVSANEYEDAFTGLVGLKFCMNERLNFRVDGVADYNPSPNFNGSANDPLDGTALNYGIRAGLGTAIRGRCPGAPYTWALAVAPASSRHRVGETEALQISARDGEGNPIELSSLRNYRCSSDNPNVATVDQNGRVSAVSPGTATITCSGMKNGVTQSGTHTITVRRPEWRLTVTGGGTHLVGQGGTASASAADEDNRPVTGATAWTSSNPSVATVDNNGAYRCVAAGTATITATMTRGDETRTGSVQVTCNAPPPPPPPPARLVASLSDVHFGFNQSSLTRAGRDTLDWVLGQLKSAAGANWVVSIEGHTDPYGSDAYNDRLSRARAQSVFTYLTRRGAGVEASRIAAQQGFGEACLLLDDDHDRPQRPKAEHLRNRRVEIWNLNGTAVPTGCRPMSDYQNR
- a CDS encoding DUF423 domain-containing protein; this translates as MDATFVRLGALSAAVAVGAGAFGAHALRARLTPEMLAVFETAARYQMYHALGIVLAAFVMARRSRRVARAAGWFFAVGTVCFSGALYALALSGVRALGAVAPVGGASFLAGWICMAIAARPGTDGTGATLRGP